A genomic segment from Nicotiana tabacum cultivar K326 chromosome 7, ASM71507v2, whole genome shotgun sequence encodes:
- the LOC107780685 gene encoding eukaryotic translation initiation factor isoform 4E, whose product MATEAPIEATEVPPASATETVAKQPHKLERRWTFWFDNQSKPKQGAAWGSSLRKAYTFETVEEFWSLYDQIFKPSKLTANADFHLFKAGIEPKWEDPECASGGKWTVTSSRKANLETMWLETLMALVGEQFDESEEICGVVASVRRSQDKLSLWTKTASNEAIQMSIGRKWKEIIDAEKISYSFHDDSKRERSAKSRYTV is encoded by the exons ATGGCCACTGAAGCACCGATAGAGGCGACGGAGGTTCCGCCGGCGTCAGCGACGGAGACGGTGGCGAAGCAGCCACATAAGCTAGAGAGGAGATGGACATTCTGGTTCGATAATCAATCTAAGCCGAAACAAGGAGCCGCTTGGGGAAGTTCTCTTCGAAAAGCTTATACTTTCGAAACTGTTGAGGAATTCTGGAG TTTATATGATCAGATATTCAAGCCCAGCAAGTTGACTGCTAATGCGGACTTTCATTTGTTCAAAGCTGGGATTGAGCCCAAATGGGAAGATCCTGAGTGTGCTAGTGGTGGCAAGTGGACTGTTACGAGCAGCAGAAAGGCTAATCTTGAGACTATGTGGCTTGAAACT CTGATGGCATTGGTCGGTGAGCAGTTTGATGAGTCAGAGGAGATATGTGGAGTGGTTGCCAGTGTACGTCGGAGTCAGGATAAACTTTCCTTATGGACTAAGACTGCCTCCAATGAAGCAATTCAG ATGAGCATTGGTAGGAAGTGGAAGGAGATCATTGATGCTGAAAAAATATCCTATAGTTTCCAT GATGACTCTAAAAGGGAAAGGTCAGCTAAGAGTCGATATACTGTGTGA